The following proteins are co-located in the Bos indicus isolate NIAB-ARS_2022 breed Sahiwal x Tharparkar chromosome 8, NIAB-ARS_B.indTharparkar_mat_pri_1.0, whole genome shotgun sequence genome:
- the LOC139184425 gene encoding olfactory receptor 13D1-like produces MERTNWTDIEFTLQGLSEHPRAEKLLFMMFLVMYMVILLGNSTLIILTLLDSRLHTPMYFFLSNLSFLDILYTSSFIPSTMIHFLSEKKNISFTRCVVQMSVSFTMASTECVLLAVMAYDRYVAICIPLRYPIIMSKALCIQMAVLSWGLGFLNSLTQTLLAVRLPFCGKNVINHFVCEILAFLKLACTDISLNEITLMLGNVIFLFVPLLLISISYIFILSTVLRINSAGGRKKAFSTCSAHITVVTMFYGSILFMYIKPKSKDTASDKLIALCYGVVTPMLNPIIYSLRNTEVHDAMKKLTAKQFWKKE; encoded by the coding sequence atggaaagaaccaATTGGACAGACATTGAGTTCACTTTACAGGGACTTTCTGAGCATCCAAGAGCCGAAAAACTCCTATTCATGATGTTCTTGGTGATGTACATGGTGATCCTCCTGGGGAACAGCACTTTGATCATCCTCACTCTCCTGGATTCCCGCCTTCACACCCCtatgtacttctttctcagtaACCTTTCCTTTCTTGACATTTTGTACACATCCTCCTTTATCCCCTCAACAATGATACACTTTCtatcagagaaaaaaaacatctCCTTCACTAGATGTGTTGTTCAGATGTCTGTCTCCTTCACCATGGCATCCACAGAGTGTGTACTTCTAGCAGTGATGGCATATGACCGCTATGTAGCCATCTGCATCCCTTTGAGATACCCTATCATCATGAGCAAGGCACTTTGTATTCAGATGGCAGTTCTCTCATGGGGATTGGGCTTTCTCAACTCATTGACACAAACACTTCTTGCAGTACGGTTGCCCTTCTGTGGGAAAAATGTCATCAATCATTTTGTTTGTGAAATATTGGCCTTTCTCAAGCTAGCTTGCACAGATATTTCCTTGAATGAGATTACTCTAATGTTAGGCaatgtaatatttttgtttgttccaTTACTGTTGATTTCAATCTCctacattttcattctttctactgTACTAAGAATCAATTCAgctggaggaagaaaaaaggcTTTTTCCACCTGCTCAGCCCACATTACAGTGGTGACTATGTTTTATGGGTCAATCCTCTTTATGTATATAAAGCCAAAATCCAAAGATACTGCTTCTGACAAACTGATTGCTCTGTGCTATGGAGTAGTCACACCGATGCTCAATCCTATCATCTATAGCCTGAGAAATACAGAGGTGCATGATGCTATGAAAAAACTGACAGCTAAACAGTTCTGGAAGAAAGAATGA